Proteins from a genomic interval of Sphingobacterium lactis:
- a CDS encoding N-acetylmuramoyl-L-alanine amidase family protein translates to MWRKVGCLLTCVSVVLLASFKPADPQNDEQGSQRKLRTIVIDAGHGGHDSGAVGRQSKEKDIALQVSLKLGKKIQREFPGIKVVYTRTTDVYPKLYERPALANKHHADLFISIHCNSGGVTSRRVKARNGRYVTRRTLNTSAKGTETLVLGFSRTGDQDVAIRENASILMEDNYKENYGGFDPKDPSTYIIFSLMKRRFREQSIRLASYMQDQFKASGRTDRGVKEQSLAVLATAGMPAVLTEIGFISNPDEERYMMSAAGQEAIVNNLFDAINTYRKSVEK, encoded by the coding sequence ATGTGGAGAAAAGTAGGTTGCCTATTGACCTGCGTATCGGTAGTTTTATTGGCAAGTTTTAAACCTGCCGACCCGCAAAACGACGAACAAGGCAGCCAACGTAAACTAAGGACGATTGTAATTGACGCCGGCCACGGCGGGCATGACTCCGGGGCAGTCGGGCGCCAATCCAAGGAAAAGGATATTGCCCTGCAGGTAAGCCTCAAGCTGGGTAAAAAAATACAGCGGGAATTCCCAGGGATCAAAGTGGTGTACACCCGCACGACCGATGTGTACCCGAAATTGTATGAACGCCCTGCCCTAGCCAACAAACACCATGCGGATTTATTCATTTCGATCCACTGCAACTCCGGTGGTGTAACCTCGCGGCGGGTAAAAGCCAGGAATGGCCGTTACGTCACCCGACGTACCTTAAACACGAGCGCCAAAGGTACGGAGACCCTTGTTCTGGGTTTCAGCAGAACTGGTGACCAGGATGTGGCTATCCGTGAGAACGCATCCATCCTGATGGAGGATAACTATAAAGAGAACTATGGTGGTTTTGACCCTAAAGACCCCTCAACCTATATTATCTTTTCGCTGATGAAGCGAAGATTCCGTGAACAGAGCATCCGCTTGGCTTCGTATATGCAGGACCAGTTCAAAGCTTCCGGTCGGACCGACCGCGGGGTGAAGGAACAGTCCCTCGCCGTCCTTGCCACCGCAGGGATGCCTGCCGTACTGACGGAAATCGGTTTTATCTCCAATCCGGATGAAGAACGGTATATGATGTCGGCAGCAGGACAGGAAGCTATTGTAAATAACTTGTTTGATGCGATAAATACCTACAGAAAAAGCGTGGAAAAATAA
- a CDS encoding MlaD family protein → MKISNETKVGALTSIAIAILFIGYSFLKGNNVFSNENTFYTEYDNVDGLAVSKPVLVSGFQIGRVSKLTLQPNGKIKTEFKINDDYDIPSNTVARIVSADLLGSKAIVFELGNSTTMARNGDPLLSDVQANLMEKVEPLQKKIENLVVKLDSVLSGVNSVLDENFQRDFKSSIHSISVSLKNLEKITGDVDGLMGAEKNRLSNILSNMESITMNFKNNNDKINNILANLDNLSSDLSKTEIKATVDNANKAMQDVAAITDKINKGEGSLSQLIHDEKLYNNLTNASESLDQLVKDLKENPGKYLKISIFGKKDTK, encoded by the coding sequence TTGAAAATATCGAATGAAACGAAAGTAGGGGCATTAACCAGTATTGCAATTGCCATCTTGTTTATTGGTTATAGTTTCCTGAAAGGCAACAATGTGTTCAGTAACGAGAACACTTTTTATACGGAATACGACAATGTGGATGGATTAGCAGTTTCCAAGCCAGTGCTTGTGAGCGGTTTCCAGATCGGTCGGGTTTCGAAACTTACCCTCCAACCGAACGGTAAGATCAAGACTGAATTTAAGATTAATGACGATTACGATATCCCCTCCAATACGGTCGCACGGATTGTGAGTGCGGATCTCCTGGGCAGTAAGGCCATTGTCTTTGAACTGGGCAACAGTACCACCATGGCCCGCAATGGCGACCCACTTCTTTCGGATGTGCAGGCCAATCTGATGGAAAAGGTGGAACCTTTGCAGAAGAAAATCGAGAACCTGGTCGTAAAATTGGATTCCGTCCTGTCGGGCGTGAACTCGGTATTGGATGAGAATTTCCAACGTGACTTCAAAAGCAGTATCCATAGTATTTCGGTATCCCTGAAAAATCTGGAAAAAATCACCGGCGATGTGGATGGCCTGATGGGTGCAGAAAAGAACCGCCTGAGCAACATCTTGTCCAATATGGAGTCCATTACTATGAACTTCAAGAACAACAACGACAAGATCAACAATATCCTCGCGAACTTGGATAACCTTTCGAGCGACCTTTCCAAAACGGAAATCAAAGCGACGGTGGACAACGCCAACAAAGCGATGCAGGATGTGGCAGCCATTACGGATAAAATCAATAAAGGCGAAGGATCACTTAGCCAGCTTATCCACGATGAAAAGCTGTACAACAACCTGACCAACGCATCGGAAAGTCTGGACCAACTCGTGAAAGACCTGAAAGAAAATCCAGGAAAATACTTGAAGATCTCTATTTTCGGGAAGAAAGACACGAAGTAG
- a CDS encoding N-acetylmuramoyl-L-alanine amidase family protein → MKFNKTFKITATALGMLIPLLFLSTFVQSSNLNTPENQEQEEGKSNKAMKLIVIDPGHGGNLPGAKGEFTYEKDIVLQVGKKLKEAIEKEMPGVKAMLTRDSDIDVPFHQRTALANKNHADLFISIHCNSANSDRRVKGKNGRYVTQVIKRPEVSGTETFVCGFNRLQRGESDVAVRENADILMEDNYQENYGGFDPKDPSTYIIFSLMKRTYRDKSIRFATYIQNEYVKKGRPNRGVQELSLAVLASAAMPAVLTEIGFISNPQEEEFMASNKGQEEIVANIVDAIKHYRTSSGMQ, encoded by the coding sequence ATGAAATTCAATAAAACTTTTAAGATTACTGCAACGGCCCTAGGCATGCTTATTCCCCTATTATTCCTAAGTACGTTTGTGCAATCTTCCAATTTAAACACCCCAGAAAATCAGGAACAAGAGGAAGGAAAGAGCAATAAAGCCATGAAACTGATCGTTATCGATCCAGGACATGGCGGGAATTTACCTGGAGCGAAGGGTGAATTCACGTATGAAAAGGATATTGTCTTGCAAGTGGGAAAAAAATTAAAAGAGGCTATTGAAAAAGAAATGCCCGGTGTGAAAGCGATGTTGACACGGGACTCGGACATTGATGTTCCTTTTCACCAGCGTACGGCCTTGGCCAATAAAAACCATGCGGATCTTTTTATTTCCATCCACTGCAACTCGGCCAATTCGGACCGTCGGGTGAAGGGAAAGAACGGACGTTACGTCACCCAAGTGATCAAGCGACCAGAGGTAAGCGGCACAGAGACATTTGTCTGTGGTTTCAACAGATTACAGCGTGGTGAATCGGATGTTGCCGTTCGCGAGAATGCCGATATCTTGATGGAGGACAACTACCAAGAGAACTATGGTGGTTTCGATCCGAAAGATCCATCAACCTATATCATCTTCTCGCTGATGAAGCGCACCTATCGTGATAAGAGCATCCGTTTTGCCACTTATATCCAGAATGAATACGTGAAGAAAGGGCGTCCGAACCGTGGTGTTCAGGAATTATCCCTAGCGGTATTGGCCTCTGCAGCCATGCCAGCCGTATTGACGGAGATCGGATTTATCTCCAACCCACAGGAAGAAGAATTTATGGCTTCCAACAAAGGGCAGGAAGAAATCGTAGCGAACATTGTGGATGCGATCAAACATTACCGCACCAGCTCGGGCATGCAATAA